A genomic segment from Propioniciclava sp. MC1595 encodes:
- a CDS encoding DNA topoisomerase (ATP-hydrolyzing) subunit A gives MVAKPPVDDEATERITDIDVTEEMETSFLEYAYSVIYARAIPDARDGLKPVQRRILYSMDDMGLRPDRSHVKCARVVGDVMGKLHPHGDTAIYDALVRLGQGWAMRLPVVDGHGNFGSLDAGPAAMRYTECRMAPAALAMTGEIDQDTVDFKPNYDGKMTEPVVLPASFPNLLVNGSTGIAVGMATNIPPHNLVECVQALKHLLKHPDATVEDLMRYVPGPDLPTGGKIVGLEGIADAYASGRGTFKIRATARIEQTSPRRKGIVITELPYMIGPERIMEQVSTLVRNKKITGIADMKDLTDLTHGLRLVIEVKNGINPDAMLEQLYRMTKLEDSFGINMVALVEGQPQTLTLRDALVVYADHRLDVTLRRTRFQYRKAADRLHLVRGLLLAIVDIDDVIAIIRGSDDVAQARAKLMEVFDLDEVQANYILDLQLRRLTKFSRLELEKERGELEQRLADLSHIIENDDELRALVARELDEVARVHGTPRRTVLLAGGGATVTAAKATPLEIADDPCWVMLSSAGLLARADTAEEMPAQGRRAQHDVITSAIRTTARGEYGVLTSHGRVVRAQAIELPSIAITADAPNLQGGSLATELLDLAKGERVLALTTLGDATYGWALGTRNGVVKRTNPELLAKDAWEVIRLDDGDEVVGAVELADDSGELCFITSDAQLLHFPAAGVRPQGRGGGGMAGVKLAKGASVVFFGLVPDGEATVVTVSGTGSGLPGTEAGLAKVTPFTEYPGKGRATGGVRCHRFLKGETTLLAAWAGPTPVVAAAPSGAPIDFTTVHDGRRDGSGTPLTQPLGGIGTRTHGVRTAPSPASLAGAGVDDTPGEDATDAPDDGALF, from the coding sequence GTGGTAGCGAAGCCGCCGGTCGACGACGAGGCGACGGAGAGAATCACCGACATCGACGTCACCGAGGAGATGGAGACCAGCTTCCTCGAGTACGCCTACTCGGTGATCTACGCGCGCGCCATCCCCGACGCCCGCGACGGCCTCAAACCCGTGCAGCGCCGCATCCTCTACTCGATGGACGACATGGGCCTGCGCCCCGACCGCAGCCACGTCAAGTGCGCCCGCGTCGTCGGCGACGTGATGGGCAAGCTGCACCCCCACGGCGACACCGCCATCTACGACGCGCTCGTGCGCCTGGGCCAGGGCTGGGCCATGCGCCTGCCGGTCGTCGACGGCCACGGCAACTTCGGCTCGCTGGACGCCGGCCCCGCGGCCATGCGCTACACCGAGTGCCGGATGGCACCCGCCGCGCTGGCGATGACCGGCGAGATCGACCAGGACACGGTCGACTTCAAGCCCAACTACGACGGCAAGATGACCGAGCCGGTCGTGCTGCCCGCCTCGTTCCCGAACCTGCTGGTCAACGGGTCGACCGGCATCGCGGTCGGCATGGCCACCAACATCCCGCCACACAACCTCGTCGAGTGCGTGCAGGCCCTCAAGCACCTGCTCAAGCACCCCGACGCCACCGTCGAGGACCTGATGCGCTACGTACCCGGCCCCGACCTGCCCACCGGCGGCAAGATCGTCGGCCTTGAGGGCATCGCGGACGCCTACGCGAGCGGGCGCGGCACCTTCAAGATCCGCGCGACGGCGCGCATCGAGCAGACCTCGCCGCGCCGCAAGGGCATCGTGATCACCGAGCTGCCCTACATGATCGGCCCCGAGCGGATCATGGAGCAGGTCTCGACGCTGGTGCGCAACAAGAAGATCACCGGCATCGCCGACATGAAGGACCTCACCGACCTGACCCACGGCCTGCGCCTGGTCATCGAGGTCAAGAACGGCATCAACCCCGACGCGATGCTCGAGCAGCTGTACCGGATGACCAAGCTCGAGGACAGCTTCGGCATCAACATGGTCGCCCTCGTCGAGGGCCAGCCCCAGACGCTGACGCTGCGCGACGCGCTCGTCGTGTACGCCGACCACCGCCTCGACGTCACCCTGCGGCGCACCCGGTTCCAGTACCGCAAGGCCGCCGACCGCCTGCACCTGGTGCGCGGCCTGCTGCTGGCCATCGTCGACATCGACGACGTGATCGCGATCATCCGCGGCTCCGACGACGTCGCCCAGGCCCGCGCCAAGCTGATGGAGGTCTTCGACCTCGACGAGGTCCAGGCCAACTACATCCTCGACCTGCAGCTGCGCCGGCTGACCAAGTTCTCCCGCCTCGAGCTGGAGAAGGAGCGCGGCGAGCTCGAGCAGCGGCTGGCCGACCTGTCCCACATCATCGAGAACGACGACGAGCTGCGGGCGCTGGTCGCGCGCGAGCTCGACGAGGTCGCCCGCGTGCACGGGACGCCGCGGCGCACCGTCCTGCTCGCCGGTGGTGGCGCCACCGTCACCGCGGCGAAGGCGACCCCGCTGGAGATCGCCGACGACCCGTGCTGGGTGATGCTCTCCTCCGCCGGGCTGCTGGCCCGCGCCGACACCGCCGAGGAGATGCCCGCCCAGGGACGCCGCGCCCAGCACGACGTGATCACCTCCGCGATCCGCACCACGGCCCGCGGCGAGTACGGCGTGCTCACCTCGCACGGACGCGTCGTGCGCGCGCAGGCGATCGAGCTGCCCTCCATCGCGATCACCGCCGATGCGCCCAACCTGCAGGGCGGCTCGCTGGCCACCGAACTGCTCGACCTCGCCAAGGGCGAGCGGGTGCTGGCGCTGACCACGCTGGGCGACGCCACGTACGGCTGGGCGCTCGGCACCCGCAACGGGGTCGTGAAGCGCACCAACCCCGAGCTGTTGGCCAAGGATGCATGGGAGGTCATCCGGCTCGACGACGGCGACGAGGTCGTCGGTGCGGTCGAACTGGCCGACGACTCCGGCGAACTGTGCTTCATCACCTCCGACGCCCAGCTGCTGCACTTCCCGGCGGCCGGCGTGCGCCCGCAGGGTCGCGGCGGCGGCGGCATGGCGGGCGTGAAGCTGGCCAAGGGCGCCTCGGTGGTGTTCTTCGGGCTCGTGCCCGACGGCGAGGCCACGGTGGTGACGGTCTCCGGCACCGGCTCGGGCCTGCCCGGCACCGAGGCCGGCCTGGCGAAGGTGACCCCGTTCACCGAGTACCCGGGCAAGGGCCGCGCGACGGGCGGCGTCCGCTGCCACCGGTTCCTCAAGGGCGAGACCACGCTGCTCGCGGCGTGGGCCGGCCCGACGCCGGTCGTGGCCGCGGCCCCCTCGGGCGCCCCGATCGACTTCACCACCGTGCACGACGGACGCCGCGACGGCTCCGGCACCCCCCTCACCCAGCCGCTGGGTGGGATCGGGACCCGGACCCACGGCGTCCGGACGGCCCCGTCGCCCGCCTCGCTGGCCGGGGCCGGCGTGGACGACACCCCGGGCGAGGACGCCACCGACGCGCCCGACGACGGCGCGCTGTTCTGA
- a CDS encoding App1 family protein: MSNRPFFAARLELFLDRRLEQLFRAFGWQERVIAYTAYGDEGFARVLGRVVLSPPFAQTVLGQAAEQFLRRRGWRNFFTAACVHARYTITLGDAEVTGTTDRGGYVDHRLRGHGLGPGWQAGTIRTATSQESVVQAQVVGSDVRFGMVSDIDDTILSTMLPRPFIAAWHSFMRTEAARQAIPGMAVFYDEVLRSHPGAAVMYLSTGAWNTHGFLKRFMRRHRYPEGAMLLTDWGPTNTGWFRSGQEHKRNALLQLTVDFPRIQWLLVGDDGQHDLDIYSEFATANPDRVLAIAIRQLTPAEQILAHGTTEPLAGDEPLPRDIPVFKAPDGRGLKRQMREFLGLS, from the coding sequence ATGAGCAACCGGCCGTTCTTCGCCGCCCGCCTCGAGCTCTTCCTCGACCGGCGGCTCGAACAGCTGTTCCGTGCGTTCGGGTGGCAGGAACGGGTGATCGCGTACACGGCCTACGGCGACGAGGGCTTCGCCCGGGTGCTGGGCCGGGTCGTGCTGTCCCCGCCGTTCGCCCAGACGGTCCTCGGCCAGGCCGCCGAGCAGTTCCTGCGCCGCCGCGGCTGGCGCAACTTCTTCACCGCCGCGTGCGTGCACGCCCGCTACACCATCACCCTCGGCGACGCGGAGGTCACCGGCACCACCGACCGGGGCGGCTACGTCGACCACCGGCTGCGCGGCCACGGCCTCGGGCCGGGCTGGCAGGCCGGCACGATCCGCACCGCGACCTCGCAGGAGTCGGTCGTGCAGGCGCAGGTCGTGGGCTCGGACGTCCGGTTCGGGATGGTCTCCGACATCGACGACACGATCCTGTCCACGATGCTCCCGCGCCCCTTCATCGCCGCGTGGCACTCCTTCATGCGCACCGAGGCCGCCCGGCAGGCGATCCCCGGCATGGCCGTGTTCTACGACGAGGTGCTCCGGAGCCACCCCGGCGCGGCCGTGATGTACCTCTCGACCGGCGCGTGGAACACCCACGGCTTCCTGAAGCGGTTCATGCGCCGGCACCGCTACCCCGAGGGCGCGATGCTGCTCACCGACTGGGGGCCGACCAACACCGGGTGGTTCCGCTCGGGCCAGGAGCACAAGCGCAACGCGCTGCTCCAGCTCACCGTGGACTTCCCGCGCATCCAGTGGCTGCTCGTGGGCGACGACGGCCAGCACGACCTCGACATCTACAGCGAGTTCGCCACCGCGAACCCCGACCGGGTGCTGGCCATCGCGATCCGGCAGCTGACCCCGGCCGAGCAGATCCTGGCCCACGGCACGACCGAGCCGCTGGCCGGCGACGAGCCGCTCCCCCGGGACATCCCGGTGTTCAAGGCGCCCGACGGCCGCGGCCTGAAGCGCCAGATGCGGGAGTTCCTCGGCCTGTCCTGA
- a CDS encoding DUF5998 family protein has translation MTTLPADLRAAIVASGYFPEFVSATVAQAIADEEVVDSLVHHEATFSSTELHRHVTVLVLTPTRFIVAHTDDGEHPNVHQALTTVETVSLRHIRSVALTQVAANPERFGRGKHGTTETWLVVNWGAVRRQEAEPATCGDPNCDADHGYTIQDLADDLTVRISAAADGEDAVSGLVRFAARLQRVAV, from the coding sequence ATGACCACGCTCCCTGCCGACCTGCGCGCTGCCATCGTGGCCTCGGGGTACTTCCCCGAGTTCGTGTCCGCGACCGTGGCCCAGGCGATCGCCGACGAGGAGGTCGTGGACAGCCTCGTCCACCACGAGGCGACGTTCAGCTCGACCGAGCTGCACCGGCACGTCACCGTCCTGGTGCTGACGCCCACGCGGTTCATCGTGGCGCACACCGACGACGGCGAGCACCCGAACGTCCACCAGGCCCTGACCACCGTCGAGACGGTGTCCCTGAGGCACATCCGTTCCGTGGCGCTCACCCAGGTCGCCGCGAACCCCGAGCGGTTCGGCCGCGGCAAGCACGGCACCACCGAGACGTGGCTGGTCGTGAACTGGGGGGCGGTCCGCCGCCAGGAGGCCGAGCCCGCCACGTGCGGCGACCCGAACTGCGACGCCGACCACGGGTACACGATCCAGGACCTGGCCGACGACCTCACCGTGCGGATCAGCGCCGCCGCCGACGGCGAGGACGCCGTGTCCGGCCTCGTGCGGTTCGCCGCCCGCCTGCAGCGGGTGGCGGTCTAG
- a CDS encoding alkaline phosphatase family protein: MEAPLVPAYGESTLADVVPALAASLGIDGWSDALGLPASDRWVLLLVDGLGAHNLAAALEEAPFLASLLAQDASTTVTSGAPSTTATSITSLGTALPPGQHGIAGYAFRNPVDGGYLNALTWADGLSALDVQPRLTSFERLSRQGVTLTSVSPARFAGTGLTECALRGARFHPVPDEDDHPARIQWTVDGAASGDSSLVYLYERSLDHTGHGMGWQTEHWRAALRRIDALARDLREALPDDVRLLVTGDHGMIDSPPERWVVVEDVPHLADDLTLLAGEGRFRQLYCEPRDVDAVAARWRAVMGDRAWVVTREEAVESGWFGPVDRRLAHRWGDVMVVCRDDWAVMTRRQPKEFGLVGMHGSLTEFEMRVPVLVG; this comes from the coding sequence GTGGAGGCGCCCCTCGTCCCCGCCTACGGGGAGTCCACGCTGGCCGACGTCGTCCCGGCCCTCGCCGCGTCCCTCGGCATCGACGGGTGGTCCGACGCGCTGGGCCTGCCGGCGTCCGACCGCTGGGTGCTGCTGCTGGTCGACGGGCTCGGCGCGCACAACCTGGCCGCCGCCCTGGAGGAGGCACCCTTCCTGGCCTCGCTGCTGGCGCAGGACGCCTCGACCACGGTCACCTCGGGCGCACCCAGCACCACCGCGACCTCGATCACGAGCCTCGGCACCGCACTGCCCCCGGGGCAGCACGGCATCGCCGGCTACGCGTTCCGCAACCCGGTCGACGGCGGCTACCTCAACGCGCTGACCTGGGCCGACGGGCTATCGGCCCTCGACGTCCAGCCCCGGCTGACCTCGTTCGAGCGCCTGTCCCGGCAGGGCGTCACCCTCACCTCGGTGAGCCCCGCCCGCTTCGCCGGCACCGGCCTCACCGAGTGCGCGCTGCGCGGCGCCCGATTCCACCCGGTCCCCGACGAGGACGACCACCCGGCCCGCATCCAGTGGACCGTCGACGGCGCGGCGTCCGGGGACAGCTCGCTGGTCTACCTGTACGAGCGCTCGCTCGACCACACCGGCCACGGCATGGGCTGGCAGACCGAGCACTGGCGGGCAGCCCTGCGCCGCATCGACGCGCTCGCCCGCGACCTGCGCGAGGCGCTGCCCGACGACGTCCGCCTGCTCGTGACCGGCGACCACGGCATGATCGACTCCCCGCCCGAGCGCTGGGTCGTCGTCGAGGACGTGCCCCACCTCGCCGACGACCTCACCCTCCTGGCCGGGGAGGGCCGGTTCCGACAGCTCTACTGCGAGCCCCGCGACGTGGACGCCGTGGCCGCCCGGTGGCGCGCCGTCATGGGCGACCGCGCCTGGGTCGTCACCCGGGAGGAGGCCGTGGAGTCCGGCTGGTTCGGGCCCGTCGACCGCCGCCTGGCCCACCGCTGGGGCGACGTCATGGTCGTCTGCCGCGACGACTGGGCGGTCATGACCCGCCGCCAGCCCAAGGAGTTCGGCCTGGTCGGCATGCACGGCTCGCTGACCGAGTTCGAGATGCGCGTCCCGGTGCTGGTCGGCTGA
- a CDS encoding thymidine kinase: MAHLTYFTGPMNCGKSTLALQVDYTESTAGRRGLRFTCFDRGGEATISSRIGLVRAAIEVTPSFDFWAHVTGELTGGRRVDHLVCDEAQFYTEAQVDDLARIVDELGIDVSCFGILTDFRTELFPGSRRLVELADRIEMLQARPRCWCGAPATHNARVVDGVMVVEGDQIAVGDTEGGGAGVVSYETLCRAHHRVRQPAVGRGVDATPDPLPFGEA; encoded by the coding sequence ATGGCGCACCTGACGTACTTCACCGGGCCGATGAACTGCGGCAAGTCCACCCTCGCGCTGCAGGTCGACTACACCGAGTCCACGGCCGGACGCCGCGGGCTGCGGTTCACCTGCTTCGACCGCGGCGGGGAGGCCACGATCAGCTCGCGGATCGGGCTGGTGCGCGCCGCCATCGAGGTGACGCCCTCCTTCGACTTCTGGGCCCACGTCACCGGCGAGCTGACCGGTGGCCGCCGGGTCGACCACCTCGTCTGCGACGAGGCGCAGTTCTACACCGAGGCGCAGGTGGACGACCTGGCCAGGATCGTGGACGAGCTCGGCATCGACGTGTCCTGCTTCGGGATCCTCACCGACTTCCGCACCGAGCTGTTCCCGGGCTCGCGCCGGCTGGTCGAGCTGGCCGACCGGATCGAGATGCTGCAGGCACGCCCGCGCTGCTGGTGCGGGGCCCCGGCCACCCACAACGCGCGGGTCGTGGACGGGGTCATGGTCGTCGAGGGCGACCAGATCGCGGTCGGCGACACCGAGGGCGGGGGAGCGGGCGTCGTCTCCTACGAGACGCTGTGCCGCGCCCACCACCGCGTGCGCCAGCCGGCCGTGGGCCGCGGCGTCGACGCGACGCCCGACCCGCTGCCGTTCGGCGAGGCCTGA
- the sepH gene encoding septation protein SepH: MAAEPRATGAAPPSRRGGTIRCGDDQRRDLPRRVTMESALRPRDIQARIRAGASPDEVAEAAGVPVEKIAAFADPVIAERDYIAGLARTNPVRRRGETTSHRTLRNAVADALAAKGVDADEAEWDAWKLEDRRWQVKVAFEQDGAPREGLFVFDAMGRFSVAANDQGRALIGDGSTDQLALVKATQDEPEAEDDARADEPYAEDAVEVSSPEAHTDSSDDDAEDAFHDGDLQEVDGVFDIVPPARGDLDILYDMLSSFDEDSVKIYAGLVHPKESTPLEAAPVAEPDPEPEVEEEDESADEEMTGLVPRMEPVQPTPAPEPEPVPAAEAEPAASAEEPEQLALIEDVEEPTPKPKPRTRRKRASVPSWDEIMFGSPRGDAEE, encoded by the coding sequence GTGGCGGCAGAGCCCCGTGCCACCGGAGCGGCTCCCCCGTCACGGCGTGGGGGCACGATACGCTGCGGTGACGACCAGCGGCGAGACCTACCCCGGAGAGTGACCATGGAGAGTGCCCTCAGACCGCGCGACATCCAGGCGCGCATCCGCGCTGGGGCATCGCCCGACGAGGTGGCCGAGGCGGCCGGCGTGCCGGTCGAGAAGATCGCGGCCTTCGCCGACCCGGTGATCGCCGAGCGTGACTACATCGCCGGCCTGGCCCGCACCAACCCGGTGCGCCGCCGCGGCGAGACCACCTCCCACCGCACCCTGCGCAACGCCGTGGCCGACGCCCTGGCCGCGAAGGGCGTGGACGCCGACGAGGCGGAGTGGGACGCGTGGAAGCTGGAGGACCGCCGCTGGCAGGTCAAGGTCGCCTTCGAGCAGGACGGCGCCCCCCGCGAGGGCCTCTTCGTCTTCGACGCCATGGGCCGCTTCTCCGTGGCCGCCAACGACCAGGGCCGTGCCCTCATCGGCGACGGCAGCACCGACCAGCTGGCGCTCGTGAAGGCCACCCAGGACGAGCCCGAGGCGGAGGACGACGCCCGGGCCGACGAGCCGTACGCCGAGGACGCCGTCGAGGTGTCCTCCCCCGAGGCCCACACCGACTCCTCCGACGACGACGCCGAGGACGCGTTCCACGACGGGGACCTGCAGGAGGTGGACGGGGTCTTCGACATCGTCCCGCCCGCCCGCGGCGACCTCGACATCCTCTACGACATGCTCTCGAGCTTCGACGAGGACTCGGTGAAGATCTACGCCGGCCTGGTGCACCCGAAGGAGTCCACGCCCCTCGAGGCGGCCCCGGTCGCCGAGCCGGACCCCGAGCCCGAGGTCGAGGAGGAGGACGAGTCGGCCGACGAGGAGATGACGGGCCTGGTCCCACGCATGGAGCCCGTCCAGCCCACCCCGGCACCCGAGCCGGAGCCGGTCCCCGCCGCCGAGGCCGAGCCCGCGGCGTCCGCCGAGGAACCCGAGCAGCTCGCGCTGATCGAGGACGTCGAGGAGCCGACTCCCAAGCCGAAGCCCCGGACCCGCCGCAAGCGCGCGTCGGTGCCCAGCTGGGACGAGATCATGTTCGGCTCGCCGCGCGGCGACGCCGAGGAGTAG
- a CDS encoding DUF4193 domain-containing protein: protein MATDYDAPRKTDEENEDSIEELKSRRNDKNSGKVDEDEVEAAESFELPGADLSHEELTVRVLPRQADEFTCASCFLVKGRTQRALEKNGLVYCVDCA from the coding sequence ATGGCGACTGATTACGACGCTCCTCGCAAGACGGACGAGGAGAACGAGGACAGCATCGAGGAGCTCAAGAGCCGGCGCAACGACAAGAACTCGGGGAAGGTCGACGAGGACGAGGTCGAGGCCGCTGAGTCGTTCGAGCTGCCCGGCGCCGACCTCTCCCACGAGGAGCTGACGGTGCGTGTCCTGCCGCGTCAGGCCGACGAGTTCACCTGCGCGAGCTGCTTCCTGGTGAAGGGCCGCACCCAGCGCGCCCTCGAGAAGAACGGCCTGGTCTACTGCGTGGACTGCGCCTGA
- a CDS encoding IS1182 family transposase, with translation MQGESSPQRDVLDVESLAGHLLPAGSVFRFLAEHRHRLFPDALFADLFPSGRGRPSIPGEVIASVIVLQALNGLSDREAVEALTFDLRWKAACGYPVDKKAFDASSLTVWRARLAASERPQRIFEVVRDVIDATGAVKGRTRRALDSTILDDAVARQDTVTQLIAQVRRVGREVPGAQQVIEQRCTRLAALTGQGYDSTGKPRIAWDDRQARDELVTALVNDALALLAGLDAEAITAAGGKPAEAVALLALVAGQDVEPAEGSVGTDGRWRIARRVAPDRVISTVDPDARHAHKTVERRQDGFKAHVVIEPDTGLATMVELTKAAGPDNSDATVGARLVVADPTIDSPVEVLGDSAYATGDMLAVLEAKRWVPLVKPWPIRPAVEDGFTIDDFTHDPAAGTLTCPAGVTKTITKTRKAVFGIACRACPFRQRCTTAAKGRTIQLHPHDLLQRAHRQRAAGEGFQATYRRYRPMVERTIAWLARGNRKVPYRGVTKNDNWLHQRVAAINLRRLLNLGLSFGNTGWAIA, from the coding sequence GTGCAGGGTGAGTCGAGTCCGCAGCGGGATGTGTTGGACGTGGAGTCGCTGGCGGGGCATTTGTTGCCGGCTGGCAGCGTGTTCCGGTTCTTGGCCGAGCACCGGCACCGCCTGTTCCCGGACGCGTTGTTCGCCGACCTGTTCCCGTCGGGGCGGGGCCGGCCATCGATCCCGGGCGAGGTGATCGCCTCGGTGATCGTGCTGCAGGCGTTGAACGGTTTGTCCGATCGGGAAGCCGTCGAAGCGCTCACGTTCGACCTGCGGTGGAAAGCGGCGTGTGGCTACCCGGTCGACAAGAAGGCGTTTGATGCGTCGTCGTTGACGGTGTGGCGGGCTCGGCTGGCAGCGTCGGAGCGGCCGCAGCGGATCTTCGAGGTGGTCCGGGACGTGATTGACGCCACGGGTGCGGTGAAGGGCCGGACGCGGCGTGCCCTGGACTCGACGATCCTGGATGACGCGGTGGCAAGGCAGGACACGGTCACCCAGCTGATCGCGCAGGTGCGCCGGGTGGGCCGGGAGGTGCCCGGCGCCCAGCAGGTAATCGAGCAGCGCTGCACCCGGCTGGCCGCGCTGACCGGCCAGGGGTACGACAGCACCGGCAAGCCGCGGATCGCGTGGGACGACCGCCAGGCCCGCGACGAACTGGTCACGGCGCTGGTCAACGACGCGCTCGCCCTGCTCGCCGGCCTGGACGCCGAAGCGATCACGGCTGCTGGCGGCAAGCCGGCCGAGGCGGTCGCGTTGCTCGCCTTGGTGGCCGGTCAGGATGTTGAACCAGCCGAGGGTTCCGTCGGCACGGATGGCCGGTGGCGGATCGCCCGCCGGGTCGCCCCGGACCGGGTCATCTCAACGGTCGACCCTGATGCGCGGCATGCGCACAAGACCGTGGAGCGCCGCCAGGACGGGTTCAAGGCCCACGTGGTGATCGAGCCCGACACCGGCCTCGCGACCATGGTCGAGTTGACCAAGGCCGCCGGGCCGGACAACAGCGACGCCACCGTCGGTGCCAGGCTGGTGGTGGCTGATCCGACCATCGACAGCCCGGTCGAGGTGCTGGGCGATTCGGCCTACGCCACCGGCGACATGCTCGCCGTCCTTGAGGCCAAGAGGTGGGTGCCGCTGGTCAAACCCTGGCCGATCCGGCCGGCCGTCGAGGACGGGTTCACCATCGACGACTTCACCCACGACCCTGCCGCCGGCACCCTGACCTGCCCAGCAGGAGTAACGAAGACCATCACCAAGACCCGCAAGGCGGTGTTCGGCATCGCCTGCCGGGCCTGCCCGTTCAGGCAGCGATGCACGACCGCCGCGAAAGGCCGCACCATCCAGCTGCACCCCCACGACCTGCTGCAACGCGCACACCGCCAACGGGCCGCCGGCGAGGGCTTCCAAGCCACCTACCGCCGGTACCGGCCCATGGTCGAACGCACGATCGCGTGGCTGGCCCGAGGCAACCGCAAAGTGCCCTACCGAGGCGTCACGAAGAACGACAACTGGCTCCACCAACGAGTCGCGGCGATCAACCTCCGCCGCCTCCTGAACCTCGGCCTCAGCTTCGGCAACACCGGCTGGGCGATCGCCTGA